The genomic interval AAGGTCCGGTCTATTACGACGTTCCGCGCGAGTTCGAGCTCAAGGGCTACAACTACACCATCGTGAACGATCACCCCGTGCTCGTCGAACCGGGCACGCGCCGCATCGTCGAAGTGATCGACTGAGGAGGCCGCAGCCTGGAACGGCATGCCGTGCCGGCTCGAAAGTGACCGGGCCATCGGACCGCTCATTGATTGTTAACCAAGATACCCCCATCTGACGGACATGCCGATCGCGATCCTGTCGCTCGATCGGTCGCGGCCACGATGCCGGGATTGGGGTGACGCCGGATGTACGCGCACCTTCGTTCCGGCTCCCGTGGCCGTTCGTTTTCAGCGCCGGTCCGAATGACTTTGAGGCGCGTTCGGAGCGTGCTCATCGAAGCGTGACGGAGCCGCTTTCGTACTCTCCACCAGCAGACGGATCATCTCTGATCGGCTCTCCAGCATGATGGCGGGAGGTTCGCCGACGAGAGACCGCCAGCGGGCCACGAAATCCGCCTGAGGCAGATCGACGAGAACGTCCAAGTCTGGCGGCCATTTATCATCGGACATGCCGGCACTCCTGTCTGGTGCACCTATACGGAGTTGCGCGGGAACCCGTTTCGCCCCCCATACCGAGAGGGTTAACCGCCCCTTTCGGGAAAGGGATATCCGACAAGGCAGCCACGAGCGCAGGGACTGAGGACTGCCCGGCTCAGTCTGCCTATCGATCAGCCCCGGCAGGCCGAGGAGAACGCCTCTCGTGAGGAGAGGCGGGCAATCCGCAGCACAGCATCAGATTGGAAATCCGGAAGTCTTGCACGTTCTCGTTCCCGGCCGAACCTGTGGCACCTGTGCGGAGTGCTGCCGCGTTCTTGAAGTGAAGGCGCTTGCCAAGCTTGCCGGAACCTTATGCGCGCATCAGACAGGTGTGGCCTGCGGCATCTACCAGGATCGTCCAGCCGCCTGCGCCACGTGGCACTGCCTCTGGCGCAAAGTCGGGGCGCTCCCGGATGAGCTGCAGCCCGACCGTTCAGGGGTGATGTTCTCGCTGGAAACGGCTCCCGCGGCTGAAGACCCTTTCCTGCGCGCCCGCATTGTCTGCCGGGCCGTGCACGGGCCTGACGCCTTCGAGCGGTGGGAGGCGGTCGAGGCGATCGACATGTTCGTTCGAGAGGGCTCGCTGCCGGTATGGACAGCCTTCGACTCCGTGACGTCTCTGGTGTACCCAGAGCCTGCCCATGCGGATCGGCTGCGGGACGCCATCAGGCATCCGCACGCGGCGATAAGCCAAGTCTGCGGGCAAGAGGCCGCAATCTGGAGGCTGAGGCTCGGCTACGGCGATGCGCCTCAAGAAGCCAACGGTTTGGAACAAAAGCCGCTCGGCGCGTTAAAGCCTCTGTTCGCCACAGGAGAAGCACACATGGCAACCGGTACGGTAAAGTGGTTCAACGAGACGAAGGGCTATGGCTTCATCCAGCCCGACAACGGCGGCAAGGACGTGTTCGTGCACATCTCGGCGGTCGAGCGCGCCGGCCTGCGCGATCTCGCTGAAGGGCAGAAGGTGACCTACGAGGTTGAGATCGACCGGAAGAGCGGCAAAGAGTCGGCCGGACAGCTTCAGGTTGCCTGATCGTCGGGCGCCCCAGAGTCGCCAGTAGGGAAAGTGGTGGGCTGGCTTAGCGTCAGCCTACCCGCTTTGCGGCCGTTTGCCTTGTTCGGTTTGCCCGAGCCAATGCGCTCGTGAAACGCCCGTCCCTGCGACCAACTGCGCAGCTTGGGATCATCCGCCGATGAAGCGCGGTTGCCACCTCGCTTTTATGCGGACCGGAGTTCTGCTTGTCCAATCCCTTCATCGCTTCCCTTCT from Methylobacterium sp. AMS5 carries:
- a CDS encoding cold-shock protein — its product is MATGTVKWFNETKGYGFIQPDNGGKDVFVHISAVERAGLRDLAEGQKVTYEVEIDRKSGKESAGQLQVA